One window of Streptomyces sp. FIT100 genomic DNA carries:
- a CDS encoding penicillin acylase family protein produces the protein MTEVYRDSWGIPHLRAGSANELAFAQGHNAAVDRAWQLEIERHRARGTTAAFLGEEAVVWDRFARQARLDDTARRCYEALDAETRAWVAAYVDGVRAGLAEGAAAAPEFARCGLAPGEWDPWTPLSIWLTTHILFAGFPTKLWREEVATRLGDEAIDLFAVDGPATAGSNGWLVTADRTASGAPIIAGDPHRFIEDPGVYQQVHLVCPEYDVVGLAFPGVPGVPHFAHTGSVAWAITNAMADYQDVYRERLRRAPGGLEALGPDGWRPASHHTETVEVSGAEPVTVEIVETERGPVIIGAAPEGDGIAEAISLRYIPRVTAELGFAAIPALLRARSVADVDRAFDRWVEPVNVVQAADTAGGLLHRTAGRVPLRHDDNGLRIVPAWEPAHEWRGWHEPMPRAEVEDFAVMANERRLAGPLGVEFAPPHRADRIAELLRESKGWTAPDMAAVHMDTHLASAAPLLELIAGLDGLAPEAAGLRERLLGWDRRMDADSTVAAAYAAVRHAVVRRLVAHPELAALAGPLPYPAVFRPWLALVVKTGYALEGLLTTRLLPGIDRTDVVRQALEEVAAAPPEATWGDLHRLAPWQALPAADGSGEEWPGMAGDHDCVLATSSVPGLTDHGARGPSARYVWDLARREDSLWVVPLGARGIPGDAHHRDQLPLWLRGALAPVVTDFDKLAKERQHDH, from the coding sequence GTGACCGAGGTCTACCGGGACAGCTGGGGCATCCCCCATCTGCGCGCGGGCAGCGCGAACGAACTCGCCTTCGCCCAGGGGCACAACGCGGCGGTCGACCGGGCCTGGCAGCTGGAGATCGAGCGGCACCGGGCGCGGGGCACGACGGCCGCCTTCCTGGGTGAGGAGGCCGTCGTCTGGGACCGCTTCGCCCGGCAGGCGCGGCTCGACGACACCGCGCGGCGCTGCTACGAGGCGCTGGACGCCGAGACGCGCGCGTGGGTGGCGGCGTACGTCGACGGGGTGCGCGCCGGCCTCGCGGAAGGCGCGGCGGCGGCGCCCGAGTTCGCGAGGTGCGGTCTCGCGCCCGGGGAGTGGGACCCCTGGACGCCGCTGTCGATCTGGCTCACCACCCACATCCTCTTCGCGGGCTTCCCGACCAAGCTGTGGCGCGAGGAGGTCGCCACGCGCCTCGGCGACGAGGCGATCGACCTCTTCGCGGTGGACGGCCCGGCGACGGCGGGCTCCAACGGCTGGCTGGTCACCGCGGACCGCACCGCCAGCGGCGCCCCGATCATCGCGGGCGACCCGCACCGCTTCATCGAGGACCCCGGCGTCTACCAGCAGGTCCATCTGGTCTGCCCCGAGTACGACGTCGTGGGCCTGGCCTTCCCCGGGGTCCCCGGTGTCCCCCACTTCGCCCACACGGGCAGCGTCGCCTGGGCGATCACCAACGCCATGGCCGACTACCAGGACGTGTACCGGGAGCGGCTGCGCCGGGCGCCCGGAGGGCTCGAAGCGCTCGGCCCCGACGGCTGGCGCCCGGCCTCCCACCACACCGAGACCGTCGAGGTCTCGGGCGCCGAGCCCGTCACCGTCGAGATCGTCGAGACGGAACGCGGCCCGGTGATCATCGGCGCCGCGCCGGAGGGCGACGGCATCGCGGAGGCCATCAGCCTGCGTTACATCCCGCGCGTCACCGCCGAGCTCGGCTTCGCCGCGATCCCCGCGCTGCTGCGCGCCCGGAGCGTCGCCGACGTCGACCGGGCCTTCGACCGCTGGGTCGAGCCCGTGAACGTCGTCCAGGCCGCGGACACCGCCGGCGGGCTGCTGCACCGCACCGCCGGGCGCGTACCGCTGCGGCACGACGACAACGGGCTGCGGATCGTGCCCGCGTGGGAGCCTGCGCACGAGTGGCGGGGCTGGCACGAGCCGATGCCCCGCGCCGAGGTCGAGGACTTCGCCGTCATGGCCAACGAGCGCCGTCTCGCCGGGCCGCTCGGCGTCGAGTTCGCGCCCCCGCACCGCGCGGACCGCATCGCCGAGCTGCTGCGGGAGTCGAAGGGCTGGACCGCCCCGGACATGGCGGCCGTGCACATGGACACCCATCTCGCCTCCGCCGCCCCACTGCTGGAGCTGATCGCCGGTCTCGACGGGCTCGCCCCCGAAGCCGCCGGGCTGCGCGAGCGGCTGCTGGGCTGGGACCGCCGGATGGACGCGGACAGCACCGTCGCCGCCGCCTACGCCGCGGTGCGGCACGCCGTCGTACGGCGGCTCGTCGCGCACCCGGAGCTCGCCGCGCTCGCCGGGCCGCTGCCGTATCCCGCCGTCTTCCGGCCCTGGCTCGCGCTCGTCGTGAAGACCGGCTACGCGCTGGAAGGGCTGCTGACGACGCGGCTGCTGCCGGGCATCGACCGGACCGACGTCGTGCGGCAGGCCCTGGAGGAGGTCGCCGCCGCACCGCCGGAGGCCACCTGGGGCGACCTGCACCGGCTCGCGCCCTGGCAGGCTCTGCCCGCGGCCGACGGCTCCGGCGAGGAGTGGCCGGGGATGGCCGGCGACCACGACTGCGTGCTGGCCACGTCCAGCGTCCCCGGCCTCACCGACCACGGCGCGCGCGGCCCGTCCGCCCGCTACGTATGGGACCTCGCCCGGCGCGAGGACAGCCTCTGGGTGGTCCCGCTGGGCGCCCGGGGCATCCCGGGCGACGCCCACCACCGCGACCAGCTGCCGCTGTGGCTGCGCGGCGCCCTGGCGCCCGTCGT
- a CDS encoding siderophore-interacting protein has product MGHGWEGVVLKLFRGKDFAFTVTGAEQVTERYRRVHLADGGMLGATGVHPTMWVRLWFDSAGKPHQRAYTLVDPDPEAGTFSLEFALHDGCASDWARKAGPGDTIEATLQGTGFTVPDPLPSRLFVIGDPASLPAINSLLGSMPETPATVWFETPHESDAELPLRAGAPHHEVRHVPRRDEGAHLVAEVRAALPGLLGDDPAQAYVWIACDTATTRTLTSYVRKELGLPKDRVHSLGYWRSF; this is encoded by the coding sequence GTGGGGCATGGCTGGGAGGGCGTCGTCCTCAAGTTGTTTCGGGGCAAGGACTTCGCATTCACGGTGACCGGCGCCGAGCAGGTCACCGAGCGGTACCGGCGGGTCCACCTCGCCGACGGCGGCATGCTCGGCGCGACCGGGGTGCACCCGACGATGTGGGTGCGGCTCTGGTTCGACAGTGCGGGCAAACCGCATCAGCGCGCCTACACCCTAGTGGACCCCGACCCGGAGGCCGGCACCTTCAGCCTGGAGTTCGCGCTGCACGACGGGTGCGCGAGCGACTGGGCGCGGAAGGCCGGTCCCGGCGACACCATCGAGGCGACCCTCCAGGGCACCGGCTTCACCGTCCCCGACCCGCTGCCGTCCCGGCTGTTCGTGATCGGCGACCCGGCGTCGCTGCCCGCAATCAACTCCCTGCTCGGCTCGATGCCGGAAACCCCGGCGACCGTCTGGTTCGAGACCCCGCACGAGTCCGATGCCGAGCTGCCGCTCCGCGCCGGCGCCCCGCACCACGAGGTGCGCCATGTGCCGCGCCGCGACGAGGGCGCGCACCTGGTCGCGGAGGTCCGGGCCGCGCTTCCGGGTCTGCTCGGGGACGACCCGGCACAGGCGTACGTCTGGATAGCCTGCGACACCGCGACCACCCGCACCCTGACATCGTACGTCCGCAAGGAGCTCGGCCTGCCCAAGGACCGGGTCCACTCGCTGGGCTACTGGCGGTCGTTCTAG
- a CDS encoding S9 family peptidase, whose amino-acid sequence MTSRQQQSHPAPAPLSFPRQYARTQRFMLGAPRAFTVSPDGSRVVFLRSPSGTERAHGLWVLDLEGEVRERVAADPEALLGGAEEELPAEERARRERSREGSGGIVGYAVDSEAELAAFALSGRLFTAELRAGTARELPAAGPVIDPRPSPDGRFVAYAAKGALRVIGAEGDGDRALAEPENARTTYGVAEFLAAEEMGRTRGFWWGPGSDRLLVARVDEEPVQRWWMADPAHPDREPAPVAYPAAGTANAEVRLCLVGLDGARTEVVWDRERYPYLARVHWSTSGAPLLLVQTRDQRTALHLAVDEETGATRTVHVDEDPVWVEPAAGAPAWAPDGRLVRVADEGGARVLAVGDRPLTGAQLHVRAVLDIGDSDVLISASAGEEAELPETGEIHVYRVNELGFERVSEGAGVHSAVRSGAVTVLASARPEVGGTTVQVLREGKQVAVIASHAERAVLSARVTFTEGGARRIPCAVLLPTGYTESDGALPVLLDPYGGPHGQRVVAAHNPHLTSQWFADQGFAVVVADGRGTPGRSPAWEKAVKDDFTLTLDDQIDALRDLAGRYPLDLGRVAIRGWSYGGYLAALAVLRRPDVFHAGVAGAPVTDWRLYDTHYTERYLGLPGDHPEVYAANSLVTDDGLSGAVEPTRPLMIIHGLADDNVVMAHSLRLSSALLAAGRPHELLPLSGVTHMTPQEQVAENLLLLQVDFLKRALGMA is encoded by the coding sequence ATGACCTCCAGGCAGCAGCAGTCCCACCCGGCACCGGCCCCGCTCTCCTTCCCCCGCCAGTACGCCAGAACGCAGCGCTTCATGCTGGGCGCACCGCGTGCGTTCACGGTGTCGCCGGACGGCTCCCGGGTGGTGTTCCTGCGCTCCCCGTCAGGGACGGAGCGGGCCCACGGGCTGTGGGTGCTGGACCTCGAAGGGGAGGTGCGCGAGCGGGTCGCCGCGGATCCCGAGGCGCTGCTGGGCGGCGCCGAGGAGGAGTTGCCGGCCGAGGAGCGGGCGCGCCGGGAGCGCAGCCGTGAGGGGTCCGGCGGCATCGTGGGCTACGCCGTGGACAGCGAGGCGGAGTTGGCGGCCTTCGCGCTGTCGGGGCGGCTGTTCACGGCGGAGCTGCGGGCCGGGACGGCGCGTGAACTGCCCGCGGCGGGGCCGGTGATCGACCCGCGGCCGTCGCCGGACGGGCGGTTCGTGGCGTACGCGGCGAAGGGCGCGCTGCGGGTGATCGGCGCGGAGGGCGACGGGGACCGGGCCCTGGCCGAGCCGGAGAACGCGCGGACGACCTACGGCGTCGCGGAGTTCCTGGCGGCGGAGGAGATGGGCCGGACGCGCGGGTTCTGGTGGGGGCCCGGCAGCGACCGGCTGCTGGTGGCGCGCGTCGACGAGGAGCCCGTACAGCGCTGGTGGATGGCGGACCCGGCGCATCCGGACCGGGAGCCGGCGCCGGTCGCGTACCCGGCGGCGGGGACGGCCAACGCGGAGGTGCGGCTCTGTCTGGTGGGGCTCGACGGGGCGCGGACCGAGGTCGTCTGGGACCGGGAGCGGTATCCGTACCTCGCGCGTGTGCACTGGTCGACGTCGGGGGCGCCGCTGCTGCTCGTCCAGACCCGGGACCAGCGCACGGCGCTCCATCTCGCGGTGGACGAGGAGACGGGTGCGACGCGCACGGTGCACGTGGACGAGGACCCGGTGTGGGTGGAGCCGGCGGCCGGGGCGCCCGCCTGGGCCCCGGACGGGCGGCTGGTGCGGGTCGCGGACGAGGGCGGCGCGCGGGTCCTGGCGGTGGGTGACCGGCCGCTGACCGGGGCGCAGTTGCATGTGCGGGCGGTGCTGGACATCGGCGATTCGGATGTCCTGATCTCGGCGTCGGCGGGTGAGGAAGCGGAGCTGCCCGAGACCGGCGAGATCCATGTGTACCGGGTCAACGAGCTGGGCTTCGAGCGGGTCTCCGAGGGCGCGGGGGTGCACTCGGCCGTACGGTCGGGGGCGGTGACGGTGCTGGCGTCGGCGCGGCCGGAGGTGGGCGGGACGACGGTGCAGGTGCTGCGGGAGGGCAAGCAGGTCGCGGTGATCGCCTCGCACGCGGAGCGTGCGGTGCTGTCGGCCCGGGTGACCTTCACCGAGGGTGGCGCACGGCGCATTCCGTGCGCCGTGCTGCTGCCGACCGGGTACACGGAGTCGGACGGTGCACTCCCCGTGCTGCTGGACCCGTACGGCGGGCCGCACGGTCAGCGTGTGGTCGCGGCACACAATCCGCATCTCACCTCCCAGTGGTTCGCGGACCAGGGCTTCGCGGTGGTCGTCGCGGACGGGCGCGGCACGCCGGGCCGCTCGCCGGCCTGGGAGAAGGCGGTCAAGGACGACTTCACGCTGACCCTGGACGACCAGATCGACGCGCTGCGGGACCTGGCCGGGCGGTACCCGCTGGATCTCGGCCGGGTGGCGATCCGGGGCTGGTCGTACGGCGGCTATCTGGCCGCGCTGGCGGTGCTGCGGCGGCCGGACGTCTTCCACGCGGGGGTCGCGGGGGCACCGGTGACGGACTGGCGGCTGTACGACACCCATTACACGGAGCGGTATCTCGGCCTGCCGGGTGACCACCCTGAGGTGTACGCGGCGAACTCGCTCGTCACGGACGACGGTCTGAGCGGGGCGGTGGAGCCGACGAGGCCGCTGATGATCATCCATGGCCTCGCAGACGACAATGTGGTGATGGCCCACAGCCTCCGCCTGTCCTCGGCCCTGCTGGCGGCCGGGCGCCCCCATGAACTGCTGCCGCTCAGTGGAGTGACGCACATGACTCCGCAGGAGCAGGTGGCGGAGAACCTGCTGCTTCTACAAGTGGACTTCCTGAAGCGGGCGTTGGGCATGGCGTAA
- the mshB gene encoding N-acetyl-1-D-myo-inositol-2-amino-2-deoxy-alpha-D-glucopyranoside deacetylase: MTDPDLPARRLLLVHAHPDDESINNGATMARYAAEGVHVTLVTCTLGEEGEVIPPELAHLAADKEDRLGPHRIGELAAAMAELGVSDHRFLGGPGRFRDSGMMGLSQNRRPGAFWSTDVDEAAPYLVEVIRTVRPQVLVTYDPNGGYGHPDHIQAHRVAMRAAELAAEPAFRRDLGSPHTIAKIYWNRVPRSVAEEGFARLRAMAAESGTAVAFPGIAEVGDIPGVVDDSEITAGIDGTAYTGRKAAAMRAHATQIAVDGPFFALSNDLGQPLFTSEYYQLVRGESGAPAGERESDLFEGVAS; the protein is encoded by the coding sequence ATGACGGACCCGGACCTGCCGGCCCGTCGTCTGCTGCTGGTGCACGCGCACCCCGACGACGAGTCGATCAACAATGGCGCCACCATGGCGCGGTACGCCGCCGAGGGCGTCCATGTCACGCTCGTGACGTGCACCCTCGGCGAAGAGGGCGAGGTCATCCCGCCCGAGCTCGCCCATCTCGCCGCCGACAAGGAGGACCGGCTCGGTCCGCACCGGATCGGCGAACTGGCCGCCGCCATGGCCGAGCTGGGCGTCTCGGACCACCGCTTCCTCGGCGGCCCCGGCCGCTTCCGCGACTCCGGGATGATGGGCCTGTCCCAGAACCGGCGCCCCGGTGCCTTCTGGAGCACGGACGTCGACGAGGCCGCCCCGTACCTCGTCGAGGTGATCCGCACGGTACGGCCGCAGGTCCTCGTCACGTACGACCCCAACGGCGGCTACGGCCACCCCGACCACATCCAGGCGCACCGTGTCGCGATGCGGGCGGCCGAACTCGCCGCCGAGCCGGCGTTCCGCCGCGATCTCGGCAGCCCCCACACCATCGCCAAGATCTACTGGAACCGGGTGCCGCGCTCAGTCGCCGAGGAGGGCTTCGCACGCCTGCGGGCCATGGCGGCCGAATCCGGGACGGCCGTGGCATTCCCCGGCATCGCGGAAGTCGGCGACATTCCCGGCGTCGTGGACGACTCGGAGATCACCGCCGGGATCGACGGCACCGCGTACACCGGCCGGAAGGCGGCGGCGATGCGCGCCCACGCCACCCAGATCGCGGTCGACGGCCCCTTCTTCGCGCTGTCGAACGACCTCGGCCAGCCCCTGTTCACCAGCGAGTACTACCAGTTGGTCCGTGGCGAATCCGGCGCACCCGCCGGTGAGCGTGAGAGCGACCTGTTCGAGGGAGTGGCGTCATGA
- a CDS encoding DUF6113 family protein produces MTEPGAWLTGSPRPGRIAAYLGLAVLGFVVGTAGSLVQTAWFPGGLLLALLGTAGAFYGGLRTAGTQLGVLAPAGGWIVAVLLLSAGRPEGDGLFAGGLGEIVFLLGGMAVAVICATMTRLPQSGASDGRLGT; encoded by the coding sequence ATGACCGAGCCCGGAGCGTGGCTGACGGGTTCCCCGAGACCCGGACGGATCGCCGCCTACCTCGGCCTCGCCGTCCTCGGCTTCGTGGTGGGGACCGCCGGCTCGCTGGTCCAAACCGCCTGGTTCCCGGGCGGGTTGCTGCTGGCGCTGCTCGGTACGGCGGGGGCGTTCTACGGCGGACTGCGCACCGCCGGCACCCAGCTGGGCGTCCTCGCCCCCGCGGGTGGCTGGATCGTGGCGGTGCTGCTGCTGAGCGCGGGGCGCCCGGAGGGCGACGGTCTTTTCGCGGGTGGTCTCGGCGAGATCGTCTTCCTGCTGGGCGGAATGGCCGTGGCTGTGATCTGCGCCACGATGACGCGGTTGCCGCAATCGG